A stretch of the Marivirga tractuosa DSM 4126 genome encodes the following:
- a CDS encoding YdcF family protein, with the protein MPATLIGLAWLAFFIFRKWKFRKYLAILGFALFIIFTNDFLANWFLKAWQTEAANLESIKNQKFTYGVLLTGMTNTLKEPKDRVYFNQNADRILQAIMLHQQGIIDTLYISGGGATALRKDLQEARVISNYLESIQFPMDKVILEDQSRNTVESARFASAYISSQTEILLITSASHMPRALGCFKKEDFRVQPYPTVFLTNDEMINPSMFLPSDDALLKWNILFKEWMGYSAYWIAGYL; encoded by the coding sequence ATGCCAGCTACATTAATCGGCCTCGCCTGGCTGGCATTTTTCATTTTTAGAAAATGGAAATTTAGAAAATACTTGGCAATCTTAGGCTTTGCTTTGTTTATAATTTTTACCAATGATTTCTTAGCCAATTGGTTTTTAAAAGCTTGGCAAACTGAAGCAGCTAATCTCGAATCTATCAAAAACCAAAAATTCACTTATGGAGTTTTGCTTACGGGTATGACTAACACCCTTAAAGAACCCAAAGATAGAGTCTATTTTAATCAAAATGCAGATCGAATTTTGCAAGCCATCATGCTTCATCAACAAGGTATAATTGACACACTTTATATTTCAGGAGGTGGTGCTACGGCACTAAGAAAGGATTTGCAGGAAGCAAGGGTGATTTCAAACTATTTGGAATCTATTCAATTTCCAATGGACAAAGTAATTCTAGAAGATCAATCTAGAAATACAGTGGAAAGTGCCCGTTTTGCTTCCGCTTACATCAGTTCTCAAACAGAAATTTTGCTGATAACCAGTGCTTCGCATATGCCCAGAGCATTGGGATGTTTTAAAAAGGAGGATTTTCGAGTTCAGCCATATCCTACTGTTTTTCTTACCAATGATGAAATGATTAATCCATCCATGTTTTTGCCGTCTGATGATGCCTTGCTTAAGTGGAACATACTGTTTAAAGAATGGATGGGGTACAGTGCCTATTGGATTGCAGGGTATTTGTAA
- the yidD gene encoding membrane protein insertion efficiency factor YidD: MKRCIVLTLILSSLSFQSWSQLDAELEVLKGIKYDNSSAENVKIRDQYEHVHVNTNEIQFVFSGLFLFYKSFISSQDAQSCSFTPSCSVYALEAVKKQGVLKGMMNGFDRLSRCNSLSPEKYEVDPETKLLIDPLVVQ; this comes from the coding sequence ATGAAGAGATGTATCGTATTGACCTTAATTCTAAGTAGCCTTAGTTTTCAATCGTGGTCACAGCTTGATGCAGAATTAGAAGTATTAAAGGGGATCAAATATGATAATTCTTCGGCAGAAAATGTCAAAATTCGGGATCAATACGAACATGTTCACGTGAATACCAATGAAATTCAATTTGTGTTTTCGGGCCTTTTCCTCTTTTATAAGTCTTTTATTTCTTCTCAGGATGCTCAATCTTGTTCTTTTACCCCTTCTTGTTCAGTATATGCCTTAGAGGCGGTTAAAAAGCAAGGGGTTTTGAAAGGTATGATGAATGGATTTGACCGATTATCTAGATGTAATTCCCTTTCTCCTGAAAAATATGAAGTTGATCCTGAAACCAAACTTTTAATAGATCCTTTAGTAGTTCAATGA
- a CDS encoding GNAT family N-acetyltransferase codes for MSVTIRRATEKDIPRTLELIQELAVYEREPDAVVVDVDELIRDGFGDNPAYGLFVAETEKEIVGIALYYFRYSTWNGKVLYLEDLIVTESERGKGYGRKLLNAILQEADEQNCRLCTWQVLDWNEPSIEFYKAIGADLDEGWINCTVKQDQYKGIYKS; via the coding sequence ATGAGCGTAACTATAAGAAGAGCAACCGAAAAAGATATTCCTAGAACTTTAGAGTTAATCCAAGAGCTAGCAGTTTACGAACGTGAACCTGACGCTGTTGTGGTAGATGTTGATGAGCTAATCAGAGATGGTTTTGGTGATAACCCAGCCTACGGCCTATTTGTGGCAGAAACTGAAAAAGAGATTGTAGGCATTGCCCTTTATTATTTCCGCTATTCCACTTGGAATGGTAAAGTTCTTTATTTGGAGGATTTAATCGTAACAGAATCAGAAAGAGGTAAAGGCTACGGACGAAAATTATTAAATGCTATTCTTCAAGAAGCGGATGAGCAAAATTGTAGGCTGTGTACGTGGCAAGTGTTGGATTGGAATGAACCTTCCATTGAATTCTATAAAGCTATTGGCGCTGATTTAGATGAAGGTTGGATCAATTGTACAGTAAAGCAAGATCAGTATAAAGGGATTTATAAAAGTTGA
- a CDS encoding prolyl oligopeptidase family serine peptidase: protein MKKIWAFPLALAIFACNSGEKNQKMEIQNYPETAKVDTVDTYFGTEVPDPYRWLEDDRSEQTAEWVKAQNEVTFGYLNNIPFRDKIEERLTELWNYAKESAPRKHGDYYYTYKNDGLQNQWVVYRKKGLDGEEEVFLDPNTFSDDATTSLAGTSFTKDGSLLAYSISEGGSDWRKVIVMDTEDKSIVEDTIRNVKFSGISWKGNEGFFYSSYDKPEGSELSAKTQEHKLYYHKLNTPQSEDLLIFGGSETPRRYIGGYVSDDGQYLFISAANSTSGNELYFKNLSDLNNPINVIASGFNSEHSVLDNVGGRLLIETNLNAPNKRLVEVDVKKPSTDNYKDVIPETENVLNVSTAGGYIFANYMVDVKTEIHQFDYEGNKVRQVELPGIGSAGGFGAEKEDEKLYYSFTSFTYPSAIFEYDIEEGNSELYWKPEIDFNPEDYETEQVFYESKDGTKIPMFITYKKGLEKNGKNPTELYAYGGFNVSLRPSFSVARLVWLENGGIYAQPNLRGGGEYGEQWHKAGTKMQKQNVFDDFIAAAEYLIEEGYTSSDKLAISGGSNGGLLVGATMTQRPDLMQVAFPAVGVMDMLRYHTFTAGAGWAYDYGTSEDSKEMFEYLYGYSPVHNVKEGVKYPATMVTTADHDDRVVPAHSFKFAAELQAKHAGGSPVLIRIETNAGHGAGKPTDKIIDGIADKYAFAWYNMAEIPFKDEM, encoded by the coding sequence ATGAAAAAAATATGGGCTTTTCCACTTGCATTGGCAATCTTTGCCTGCAATAGTGGCGAGAAAAATCAGAAAATGGAGATACAAAATTATCCTGAAACGGCTAAAGTGGATACAGTAGATACCTATTTTGGGACTGAGGTTCCAGATCCTTACCGTTGGCTAGAAGATGACCGCTCTGAACAAACGGCAGAATGGGTGAAGGCGCAGAATGAAGTCACCTTTGGCTATTTGAATAATATTCCATTCAGAGATAAAATAGAAGAACGCTTAACCGAACTTTGGAATTATGCTAAGGAAAGCGCTCCAAGAAAGCATGGTGATTACTACTATACCTATAAAAATGATGGTTTGCAAAATCAGTGGGTAGTGTATCGTAAAAAAGGCTTAGATGGAGAAGAGGAAGTCTTCTTAGATCCTAATACTTTTTCTGATGATGCCACTACTTCTCTGGCTGGAACTTCTTTCACCAAAGATGGAAGCCTATTGGCTTATTCGATTTCAGAGGGAGGCTCTGATTGGAGAAAGGTTATCGTGATGGACACTGAAGATAAATCCATAGTGGAAGACACCATTCGAAATGTAAAATTCAGTGGCATCTCATGGAAAGGGAATGAAGGTTTTTTCTATAGCAGTTATGATAAACCTGAAGGAAGTGAGCTTTCTGCAAAGACACAGGAGCACAAACTTTATTATCACAAGTTAAATACACCACAATCAGAAGATTTATTAATATTTGGAGGAAGCGAAACTCCTAGAAGATACATTGGTGGGTATGTAAGTGATGATGGGCAATACTTGTTTATTTCAGCCGCTAATAGCACGAGTGGAAATGAATTGTATTTCAAGAATCTATCTGATCTAAACAATCCGATCAATGTAATTGCATCTGGTTTTAATAGTGAGCATTCTGTTCTGGATAATGTAGGAGGACGCTTGTTAATTGAAACCAACCTTAATGCACCCAATAAAAGATTGGTAGAGGTAGATGTAAAAAAACCTTCTACTGATAATTATAAAGATGTAATTCCGGAAACTGAAAATGTCTTAAATGTAAGCACTGCAGGTGGTTATATTTTTGCCAATTATATGGTGGATGTGAAAACGGAAATCCATCAGTTTGATTATGAGGGTAATAAAGTCCGTCAAGTTGAACTGCCTGGCATCGGTTCTGCAGGTGGCTTTGGTGCTGAGAAAGAAGACGAAAAACTATATTACAGTTTTACCTCATTCACCTATCCTTCTGCAATTTTTGAATATGATATTGAGGAGGGAAATTCGGAATTATACTGGAAACCTGAAATAGATTTTAATCCTGAAGATTATGAAACGGAGCAAGTATTTTACGAAAGTAAAGACGGGACTAAGATTCCAATGTTTATCACTTACAAGAAAGGCTTGGAGAAAAATGGTAAAAACCCAACGGAGCTGTATGCTTATGGTGGTTTTAATGTGAGTTTGCGTCCGAGTTTTAGTGTAGCCCGATTGGTTTGGTTAGAAAATGGCGGGATTTATGCACAGCCCAATTTAAGAGGTGGTGGAGAATATGGAGAACAATGGCACAAAGCCGGTACTAAAATGCAGAAGCAAAATGTATTTGATGACTTCATTGCAGCAGCTGAATATTTAATTGAGGAAGGTTATACTAGCTCTGATAAACTGGCTATTTCAGGGGGTTCTAATGGTGGGTTGCTAGTGGGGGCAACTATGACGCAACGACCTGATTTAATGCAAGTTGCTTTCCCTGCAGTGGGTGTAATGGATATGTTAAGATATCACACCTTTACGGCAGGCGCAGGCTGGGCATATGATTATGGAACCTCGGAAGACAGCAAAGAGATGTTTGAGTATTTATATGGATATTCTCCAGTTCATAATGTAAAAGAAGGTGTGAAATATCCTGCCACCATGGTCACCACAGCTGATCATGACGATAGGGTTGTACCTGCACATTCGTTCAAATTTGCAGCTGAACTTCAAGCAAAGCATGCAGGGGGAAGTCCTGTCTTAATCAGAATTGAAACCAATGCTGGACACGGAGCAGGAAAACCAACAGATAAAATTATTGATGGCATAGCGGATAAATATGCTTTTGCCTGGTATAATATGGCTGAGATTCCTTTTAAGGATGAGATGTAA
- a CDS encoding NINE protein has protein sequence MKKLLAVFSLFLIIGLSNATASSYYVDDSAVEEVLSKGVEVNTDFSLDVNTSAELFNQSASLNEKDPLVAILLDIFVGGLAVHRVYLGGKPTLILLYFITCGGIFGVLPLGDLIVLAINYDDISAYVGNDNFIMW, from the coding sequence ATGAAAAAACTATTAGCAGTATTTAGTCTATTTTTGATCATCGGGTTATCAAATGCAACAGCCTCATCATACTATGTTGATGATTCAGCAGTAGAAGAGGTACTTTCAAAAGGTGTTGAAGTTAATACCGATTTCAGTTTAGATGTTAATACATCTGCAGAACTATTTAATCAAAGTGCTAGTTTGAATGAAAAAGACCCATTAGTAGCTATATTATTAGATATTTTTGTTGGTGGATTGGCTGTGCACAGAGTATATCTTGGTGGTAAGCCAACTTTAATTCTATTGTATTTCATTACTTGTGGTGGTATTTTTGGTGTTCTTCCTTTAGGGGATTTAATTGTTTTAGCAATTAATTACGATGACATCAGCGCATATGTTGGAAATGACAACTTTATTATGTGGTAA
- a CDS encoding tetratricopeptide repeat protein: protein MKQLIIVLSWICIFQSGAFSINAQSILIADSLYSVKNYDLAAVYYEKAIYQVDNSQDYNDYLWRLANLYRESQDFNKSIKTLERIRRAMLNDSVKSELFYQISFAYFMMDQYSKSYFNLLQYKSLDFKRSREDVLLLETLLYAKMGKWEKCEEAYYAYTKDTTKSSSDFFGDMKAVKRKSPEKAENLSYLLPGAGQIYAGKPIRGLTSFTIQTGLLAFAAYNFLNGYYFSGTFTGVSLFYVFYMGGARHAGYLAENYNEAQNEKAYNLLLNRIEENKKGH, encoded by the coding sequence ATGAAGCAGTTGATTATCGTATTAAGCTGGATATGCATATTCCAATCAGGAGCTTTTTCAATTAATGCACAAAGTATTCTTATTGCCGATAGTCTTTATAGCGTAAAGAATTATGATTTAGCGGCAGTTTACTATGAAAAGGCAATTTATCAGGTAGATAATTCCCAAGATTACAATGATTATCTTTGGAGGCTGGCTAACCTTTATCGAGAAAGTCAAGATTTTAATAAGAGCATAAAGACACTTGAAAGGATTAGAAGAGCCATGCTAAACGATTCGGTAAAATCAGAATTATTTTATCAGATTTCGTTTGCATATTTTATGATGGATCAATATTCGAAATCCTATTTTAATTTACTTCAATATAAAAGCCTTGATTTTAAAAGATCCCGTGAAGATGTTCTTTTGTTAGAAACTTTGCTATATGCGAAAATGGGAAAATGGGAAAAGTGCGAAGAGGCTTATTATGCATATACCAAAGATACTACTAAATCTTCAAGTGATTTTTTTGGAGATATGAAAGCCGTGAAACGTAAATCTCCAGAAAAAGCTGAAAACCTTTCATATTTACTTCCAGGAGCAGGACAGATTTATGCAGGTAAGCCAATTAGAGGATTAACATCTTTTACCATTCAGACAGGTTTGTTAGCATTTGCAGCTTATAATTTCTTAAATGGTTACTATTTTTCAGGAACTTTTACAGGAGTTAGTTTATTCTACGTGTTTTACATGGGAGGGGCAAGACATGCTGGTTATTTGGCAGAAAACTATAATGAAGCGCAAAATGAAAAGGCATATAATCTATTACTGAATAGAATCGAAGAAAATAAGAAAGGGCATTGA
- the yidD gene encoding membrane protein insertion efficiency factor YidD, translated as MLKLLSKVALTFLLMLISFGGLSQSDQDLLLSKGKLQKISFKVEKDEKRLIQKLNPLYWMYTGLVHFYQRNISVQIAANCIFEETCSHYSKKLVNEKGIFGGIVLSLDRLSRCNKVTLAETSPLRFTKSGKVIEDIDEYSF; from the coding sequence CTGAAGTTATTAAGTAAAGTTGCCTTAACATTTTTATTAATGCTGATTTCTTTTGGTGGATTAAGTCAATCTGATCAAGATTTATTATTGTCTAAAGGAAAACTTCAGAAAATCAGTTTTAAGGTAGAAAAGGACGAAAAAAGATTGATCCAAAAGTTGAATCCATTATATTGGATGTATACAGGTCTGGTTCATTTCTACCAGCGGAATATAAGTGTCCAAATCGCAGCTAACTGTATTTTTGAAGAAACTTGCTCTCACTACAGTAAAAAGCTTGTAAACGAGAAAGGAATTTTTGGTGGTATAGTTTTATCATTAGATCGCCTGTCGAGATGTAATAAAGTAACTTTAGCAGAGACCAGTCCATTAAGATTTACAAAAAGTGGTAAAGTAATAGAAGATATCGATGAATATAGTTTCTAG
- a CDS encoding tetratricopeptide repeat protein codes for MQKILFALLISLALSVQAVSSQTVEETIQFAEEQFQLGNYTNSVLAYERAIYFQENTSSETYFKLANAYFNKGDVERAIRFYDNATFLEKDHNKRNDIIFKKSLAFLSIEQYNQAIIALASVNDFNNPEAGFKKRYFKSVAYFLKEDFDQFEKVFKEYIAEMNLASNQHYNDLELYSQKAAKVKPNLAMWMSVFVPGSGQILYGNWKDGLNSMALTTALVGLYFNYVIEFSLVEGYLVVLPWFQRYHKGGYMKAKQTALNKQEEYRAKAYAEMLKLHPSLF; via the coding sequence ATGCAGAAGATATTATTCGCTCTACTTATTAGCCTTGCTTTATCGGTTCAAGCTGTTTCCTCTCAAACTGTTGAGGAGACTATTCAATTTGCTGAAGAGCAGTTCCAGCTGGGGAATTATACCAACAGTGTATTGGCTTATGAGCGAGCGATTTATTTTCAAGAAAACACTTCTTCGGAAACGTATTTTAAGTTGGCCAATGCTTATTTCAATAAGGGAGATGTTGAACGGGCAATTAGGTTTTATGATAATGCTACATTTTTAGAAAAGGATCATAATAAGCGGAATGATATAATTTTCAAAAAGAGTTTGGCCTTTTTAAGTATAGAGCAATACAATCAGGCTATAATTGCTTTGGCTTCTGTCAATGATTTCAATAATCCCGAAGCAGGATTTAAAAAACGATATTTTAAATCTGTCGCTTATTTTTTAAAAGAAGATTTTGACCAATTTGAAAAAGTATTCAAGGAATATATAGCTGAAATGAATCTAGCATCAAATCAGCATTATAATGATCTTGAATTGTATAGTCAAAAGGCTGCAAAAGTAAAGCCAAACCTAGCGATGTGGATGAGTGTTTTTGTGCCAGGTAGCGGACAGATTTTATATGGAAATTGGAAAGATGGATTGAATTCTATGGCGCTGACCACAGCTTTGGTAGGTTTGTATTTTAATTATGTTATAGAGTTTTCTTTGGTGGAAGGCTATCTGGTTGTTTTGCCTTGGTTTCAACGGTATCACAAAGGGGGATATATGAAGGCAAAACAAACCGCTTTAAATAAACAAGAAGAATATAGGGCAAAAGCATATGCTGAAATGCTTAAATTACATCCAAGCTTATTCTAA
- a CDS encoding alpha/beta fold hydrolase, producing MSKQNLVLLHGALGSSRSFDDLTNYLSSNYNLIIPDFKWHGCRSNEGHGFIMKDLVDDLEAIFQNQNIQSANVFGFSMGGYVALSLALKKPELFKKIMTLGTKLDWNPQQAENESKMLNAEKIQEKVPQFAKHLQALHAENWIHLCAQTGQMMKELGNRPLLTKDNIATIELKIRFGLGDQDNMVSLEETTAFYKALQHGELQVFPNCPHPIEKVNSQMIADSIEQFLG from the coding sequence ATGAGTAAACAGAATCTTGTCTTATTACATGGAGCCTTAGGCAGTTCTAGATCATTCGATGACCTAACTAATTACTTATCAAGCAATTATAATTTGATTATACCTGATTTTAAATGGCATGGGTGTAGGTCAAATGAGGGACATGGTTTTATTATGAAAGATCTAGTGGATGATCTGGAAGCCATTTTTCAAAATCAAAATATACAATCTGCTAATGTCTTTGGTTTTAGTATGGGGGGATATGTGGCACTTTCTTTGGCACTGAAAAAGCCTGAATTATTTAAGAAAATCATGACTTTGGGTACAAAGCTTGACTGGAATCCACAACAGGCTGAAAATGAGAGTAAAATGTTGAATGCTGAAAAGATTCAGGAGAAAGTACCTCAGTTCGCAAAGCATTTGCAAGCACTGCATGCTGAGAACTGGATTCATTTATGCGCACAAACTGGGCAGATGATGAAAGAGCTAGGAAATAGACCTCTTTTAACTAAAGATAATATCGCTACTATAGAATTAAAGATACGTTTTGGATTGGGCGACCAGGATAATATGGTTAGTTTAGAAGAAACTACCGCCTTTTATAAAGCTTTGCAACACGGGGAATTACAAGTGTTTCCAAATTGTCCACATCCGATTGAAAAGGTAAATTCTCAAATGATTGCCGATTCGATTGAACAGTTTCTAGGATGA
- the ppgK gene encoding polyphosphate--glucose phosphotransferase, with amino-acid sequence MEVLGIDIGGSGMKAAIVDLKTGEFIGKRKRFKTPQPATPEAMMKTVVKLQKHFDWSGSIGCGFPAAIIDGTVKTASNIDKSWIEKPLANMIRKATGCATRVMNDVDVAGLAEMRFGAGKDHGGTVLILALGTGIGSALFHNQQLMPNTELGHIQFKGDIAEAYAANSIRENEDLSWEVWGKRLNQYLVEVHKLFWPDLIILGGGVSKKFKKYEKYIDSRLNVIPAELKNHAGIVGAACQFL; translated from the coding sequence TTGGAAGTATTAGGCATTGACATTGGAGGTTCTGGCATGAAAGCTGCCATAGTAGATTTAAAAACCGGGGAATTCATTGGTAAACGAAAACGATTTAAAACGCCACAACCCGCAACACCAGAAGCTATGATGAAGACTGTAGTCAAACTACAAAAACACTTCGATTGGTCTGGGTCAATAGGTTGTGGTTTTCCAGCAGCCATAATTGATGGAACGGTAAAAACTGCTTCAAATATTGATAAAAGCTGGATAGAAAAACCTCTTGCCAATATGATTAGAAAGGCCACGGGTTGTGCCACTCGGGTCATGAATGATGTAGATGTTGCCGGCTTAGCTGAGATGCGCTTTGGAGCAGGTAAAGATCATGGTGGAACTGTTTTAATATTGGCGTTAGGCACTGGAATTGGTTCGGCTTTATTTCACAATCAGCAGCTGATGCCTAACACCGAACTCGGACACATACAATTCAAAGGAGATATAGCAGAGGCTTATGCCGCAAATTCTATTCGGGAAAATGAAGACCTTAGCTGGGAGGTTTGGGGAAAGCGTTTGAATCAATATTTAGTAGAAGTGCATAAACTATTCTGGCCTGATCTGATTATTTTAGGTGGTGGCGTAAGCAAAAAGTTTAAAAAATATGAAAAATACATTGACAGCAGGCTGAATGTCATCCCTGCTGAATTAAAAAATCATGCTGGGATTGTAGGGGCTGCTTGTCAGTTTTTGTAG
- a CDS encoding KTSC domain-containing protein, which produces MKRINDYKKLFNVEGPIDLKQLKSSYRNLVKEWHPDKFQADDPKAQEAEVKSQQIIDGYHFLISIAPETHKANLEEYTKTITESNILDFRHKGLLLEVTFLDGTTYEYFGVNKNVYSKLLNSDKPYRFAKRNIFNNFLYRKSKKAMEMA; this is translated from the coding sequence ATGAAGCGAATTAACGATTACAAAAAATTATTTAATGTTGAAGGTCCTATTGATCTTAAGCAACTAAAATCAAGCTATAGAAATTTAGTTAAAGAATGGCATCCTGATAAGTTTCAAGCTGATGATCCAAAAGCTCAAGAAGCAGAGGTCAAAAGTCAGCAAATTATTGATGGCTATCATTTCCTGATAAGCATTGCTCCTGAAACCCATAAAGCTAATTTGGAAGAATATACCAAAACTATTACTGAATCAAATATTCTAGATTTCAGACACAAAGGATTATTGCTGGAGGTTACATTTTTGGATGGTACGACCTACGAATATTTTGGAGTAAATAAAAATGTTTATTCTAAATTGCTAAATTCTGATAAACCTTATCGTTTTGCCAAAAGAAATATCTTTAACAACTTTCTTTATAGAAAATCTAAGAAGGCTATGGAAATGGCTTAA